The genomic interval tgtgtgtgtgtgtgtgtgtgtgtgtgtgtgtgtgtgtgtgtgtatgtgtgtgtgtgtgtgcgtgtgtgcgtgtgtgtgcgtgtgtgcgtgtgtgtgtgtgtgtgtgtgtgtgtgtgtgtgtgtgtgtgtgtgcgcgtgtgcgtgtgtgtgtgtgtgtgtgtgtgtgtgtgtgtgtgtgtgtgtgtgtgtgtgtgtgtgtgtgtgcgtgtgcgtgtgcgtgtgtgcgtgtgtgcgtgtgtgtgtgcgtgtgtgtgtgtgtgtgtgtgtgtgtgtgtgtgtgtgtgtgtgtgtgtgtgtgtgtgtgtgtgtgtgtgtgtgtgcgtgtgtgtgtgtgtgtgtgtatttcagaGTTTTTCTGTATCTGTGTCTGTTTTAATAAAATTTCAAAGTTTGCAGAGAAGGGATTCAGTATTACTAATTTACAAAACGTTGCTGCTTTCTGTTGAGGTGATAAACACCAGTTAGTTCACTCTCTCTTATTTCAGGTTGACgtgagagcatgagagagagagagagagagagagagagagagagagagagagagagagagagagagagagagagagagagagagagagagagagagagagagagagagagagacagacaacagAGGTCTACTATCATCACTCTCCTCTTAAGACCACCCAGTTAACGCCTCTACACACATCTAACATAATAACCAACCTGAAATGTATATGACTTTGGGAATGGCTGTTCTAGACCCCCTGACCATGGTATCTTGGAGGCGGCTCAAGAACCcatcatgtgcctctgtaaccccctgccaccaccccccacacgatgggtatggggtgcataatacagaaagaaattgaaattgattgCTTAATAAGTTTAAACTCTTcaagacaggtgggtgtgggaagtGTCAGGTGAATTAGGAAGAGATATATGGCAGGAAGGCGACTCCAGTTTCTCCAAGGAAGTATTCTCAAATCATTCTCAAATGAGATTATAAATCATTCTTTTATACACAGCTTAACGAGAGTGACTCTTGTCTGTTGATATTGTTATCAATCTCGTTAACTTGTGAataaaagaatgtaaatttacttttaataatgtgtattatttacagactttgctTGACAATGGGGACtcctttatcgccattgctttcaaacttgaACATGGAATTCTTCGGAAAGAAATCTATTTCATAAattactcctggaatcattccatggtttagatatgttgatgatgggcgcctgacagctgagaggacagcgcttcggattcgtagtcctgaaattccgggttcaatccccggtggaggcggagacaaatgggcaaaacgtttctttcaccctgatgcccctgttacctaacagtaaataggtacctgggagttagacagctgtcacgggctggttcttgggggtgtgtaacaaaaaggaggcctggtcgaggaccgggccgcggggacgctaagctccgaaattatctcaagataacctcaaaatgatATTTTGTGTTGAACGTAACGATCAAGTTACCTCAATAAAATTGgctagactgaaattgataaatgtttgacaTTTGAATATATACTTGTTCATGGGGATGATGtgtcactaaagtttagtgtttacacaaacaatacgaataatttatcttatgttcattatttctcacgacaaagatacaatgtgaaacaatcaattttttcctctatgtatctaagagctcttcgggttGTTACTCCAGAActcttagatgaagagtttaagaatattgattctattggtctcaagctttgttacccactgagtttTTGGGAAGGTTGTCGTAGCAAAgcccgtcgtacatattataataatatttgcagTGAGAAAATTCACCCCAAAGTGTGTTATGcttaccatatttttctgggttcgaaaatattgtcaaggccgggagccggtcggccgagcggacagcacgctggactatgatcctgtggtcccgggtttgatcccgggcgccggcgagaaacaatgggcagagtttctttcaccctatgcccctgttaccgagcagtaaaataggtacccgggtgttagtcagctgtcacgggctgcttcctgggggtggaggcctggtctaggaccgggccgcggggacactaaaaagccccgaaatcatctcaggatctCAAGATAAGGCCTTGAAAcattttgatatacatgtattgtttaattacgaaaatacaGTTGGAAAACTATTATTTAGAAACAGtcgtcgtagtgataattgtgtcagttACATGACACGTGAAGATAAAGGAGTTCACCACTACTTAGCTAAACTTCACATCTCTTATAACTACCCAACTAAAAGGTTATGACTACTCTAAGTCAAATTTAAATTGAAATCTCCTTTGTAATTTGCATATGGGATAGTGATTAATTAATGAGATAACTTGCTAAAGTGATCCAGTGTGTACTAACTGAGCGTCCTGGGTGTACTAACTGAGCGTCCTGGGTGTACTAACTGAGCGTCCTGGGTGTACTAACTGAGCGTCCTGGGTGTACTAACTGAGCGTCCTGGGTGTACTAACTGAGCGTCCTGGGTGTACTAATGGAAAGTTGAATAAACACTGACAGGAACACTTGGGCATTATCAACAGGATTTACTACGCTTATGGGTTATTTACATTGTATTGCGTGTGCAAGGATTCACAATTTGTGTGCAATACTGCACATCAGACTGAATGATTAATAGGACAAATATTAGACCCAGAAATATCGGCTTATCATATGTTGTTGAACATATATCAAGAAGTGATTTGCACTTCAGTTGCAAACAGCATCTATGTGACTTAAGTTAGGAAATAATTAATGCTCTGGGAGATGTTATCTTTCTAGAtgttactgtgtactcacctagctgtgtctgcggggtgttgagctctggctcttcggtcccgcctgtgTTGTCAGGTTGCTGGAGCAGGTTGACAGAGGTAACAGtgttgccaagtcttgaaagtgaCAGTTAAAGAGACCGGATGGAAGTGCTATCTTCAAATTACTACCTTTTATTGTGTTAGATTTTGTGTTATACATGTGTAGGGGAGTGCTAGCATTTAGTGAGGCGGAGGCCCGGTCTCTGTAACCAGGAGGCCCGGTCTCtaaccagaccccccccccctgggtggtGGTCTGGTCAGTCACGCTCTTAGACGCTGCTGCTAGTATTCTGAGCCAGAAGTAACAGCCAGATTGATCTGGTCTCCTTTGGAAGTGTTTATCAACAAAACGAGATCGAATCTAGTAAATAAAAcacaaaagacacacacacacacacacacacacacacacacacacatgcacacacacacacacacacacacacacacacacacacacacatgcacacacacacacacacacacacacacacacacacacacacacacacacaggcgggacctttgtgaggcgggaccaaagagccagagctcaacccccgcaaacacaactaggtgagtatacacacacacacacacacacacacacatgcacacacaaacacacacacacacacacatgcacacacaaacacacacacacacacacacacacacacacacacacacacacacacacacacacacacacacacacacacacacacacacacacaaacacacacacacagcagtccACATCTCGACCATATACAAACATAAACACTATCTCACCCCCAAAGATTTGGGGGGAAACAGGTGGCAGAAGCTGAGCGCACTTACCGTGTCCGGGTGTAAGGGCGAAGATGTGAAGCAGGAGCCACCATCCTGGGTGGTGCAGGAGAGGCCCGTCACCCATGGTCCTTCACAGACCACGTTATCTTCTCTTTATGTCTTCCTCTCCGCAGACTCACTCCATCTTCCTCTTCCTTCGGTCTTATACACACTTTAGCGAATATTCACAACACTCACAGGGTTCGCCACATCATTTACAACACTTCATTTTGGTATATGCGGGAACCATTCACTTGTTTGACGTGCTGGTGGTACACGTCTACGTAGTCAACATGGTGGTGGTAGACGTCTAGACGCTTACCAGGCACGTCACAACGGTTGGCCAGCGTGTGCGGCGGCACGGCGCGCTACCTCACCCGCTGCAGAAGACCCCGGCCGGgctacactacaacacaacaacgGCACATTATCTCCACTCGTACATCTTTCCCTTATCTAAACGGCCGCGGTCCGTTTTCCGTGAATTTCTGGCGAGATGTATGGTGGCCCGGTGCGTTCACTGCCACTTAAATAATCGCCGCCCGTTCGAATTCCGTTCGAACGGAACAAGGGTGTTGGTGAGCCATGGTCGCCCGGTGTGAGTGCttcccacctcccctccccccaaaaaaacactTATTTGACACTTAAATGAACACACTCAGGCTACTGGGGAGCACCTCCACGCACTTAACGAGTGCGATACTCGCTGCTCACACACCCAGGAAGACAGTGAGATGACTTAACGGTTGGGCCAGAGTCCGGGTGACCACTGTGGTGTCCGGCCTGACCACACTGGTCGAGTCAGACCATCACCCTGCCACActcggggcagcagtgtgagcacAACCGTCTCTGCCAGCCTCCCACAAGCACACTCTCTCTGTAAAGacaaaacaacaacatcaacttgAGAGATCTAGACTAAGTGAGGAAAATATAaagataaatttttattataaaacttatttattgaAATGAACCTTGGCAGACTACAGGTCCGAGTGGCGGTACCTGCCGGCCCGAGTGGCGGTACCTGCCGGCCCGAGTGGCGGCACCTGCCGGCCCGAGTGGCGGTAACTGCCGGCCCGAGTGGCGGTACCTGCCGGCCCGAGTGGCGGTACCTGCCGGCCCGAGTGGCGGTACCTGCCGGCCCGAGTGGCGGCACCTGCCGGCCCGAGTGGCGGTAACTGCCGGCCCGAGTGGCGGTACCTGCCGGCCCGAGTGGCGGTACCTGCCGGCCCGAGTGGCGGTACCTGCCGGCCCGAGTGGCGGTAACTGCCGGCCCGAGTGGCGGTACCTGCCGGCCCGAGTGGCGGTACCTGCCGGCCAGGTGTTATGACACCACGTGACACCCGTCATATATATGACATGACACCTGTCACATACCAGCACCTGCCACATACCAACATCTGCCACATACCAACACCTGCCACATACCGAAACATacattacactacacatacacacattaccAGTGTACACGGTGACGTTAGAGCAGAGTGTGGCCCTTATGATTCACAGTTGTCTCAGACACATGTTTACCACACCAGCAGGATGTGAAGATGTTAGGTGGAACCCTGGAGGTGGAgcgttgaaggggggggggggcaggtgttagTGGAACACTGAAGGGAACAAGGACGGGTGGAACACACGGGgatggagatgtgtgtgtgtgtggggggaggggggggggagagaggggggggaggggtaatgcAACATCACCATGGCACAAAATCAATAAACAGTATGAATATTATGGAAGACGTTATCTGCCTCCGCCGGAAATTGGTACCTGCGGGTGTTGGTCGATAAGAGACTGGTGAATACTGGGGAAATTGTCAAGCGCCAGCTGTTGAACTACCCGGTACTCGcctgttagacacacacacacacacacacacacacacacacacacacacacacacacacacacacacacacacacacacacacacacacacacacacacacacacacacacaccttcccgccGGAATGTCGCGTAAATAGGATCTAGCGCCGAAACATTGACTTGAAACAAGCGGGAGAAGCTGCTGGGCTGTCTTCAAACTACGTGTCTAACCACGTGGCGACCTTAAGTAGCCGATACGAATGGTCACACAAGTGGCTACTATAGTGTTCAACCCCAGTAAGTGCAAGGTTATGATACTGAGGAACGAAACATCATCATCACAGTTATGAGACTAAGAATGACAAAGGAAAGTGATTGTAATGTTGCGTATATGTTAAATAAAATAGAATGAAATAATACAGTATGTTTATATAATTTATGCAGCAGGTGGACGGGAAGTCAGTCATATATGGAGCCTAGAATTACTAGGTACCGGTACTGGCGACACCGGTACTGGCCGCACTGGTACTGGCCACACTGGTACTGGCCGCACCGGTACTGGCCACACTGGTACTGACTGCACTGGTACTGGCCACACCGGTACTGGCCGCACCGGTACTGGCCACACTGGTACTGACTGCACTGGTACTGGCCGCACCGGTACTGACTGCACTGGTACTGGCCGCTCCGGTACTGGCCGCACCGGTACTGCCCGCTCCGGTACTGGCCACACCGGTACTGACCGCACCGGTACTGACCGCACCAGTACTGACCGCACCGGTACTGACTGCACTGGTACTGGCCGCACCGGTACTGGCCACACTGGTACTGACTGCACTGGTACTGGCCGCACCGGTACTGACCGCTCCGGTACTGGCCGCACCGGTACTGACCGCACCGGTACTGACCGCACCGGTACTGGCCGCACCGGTACTGACCGCACCAGTACTGACCGCACCGGTACTGGCCACACCGGTACTGGCCGCACCGGTACTGACCGCACCAGTACTGACCGCACCGGTACTGGCCACACCGGTACTGGCCGCCCCGGTACTGACCGCACCGGTACTGACCGCACCAGTACTGACCGCACCGGTACTGGCCACACCGGTACTGGCCGCACCGGTACTGACCGCACCGGTACTGACCGCACCGGTACTGGCCACACCGGTACTGGCCGCACCGGTACTGACCGCACCAGTACTGACCGCACCGGTACTGGCCACACCGGTACTGGCCGCACCGGTACTGACCGCACCAGTACTGACCGCACCGGTACTGACCGCACCGGTACTGACCGCACCAGTACTGACCGCACCGGTACTGGCCACACCGGTACTGGCCACACCAGTACTGGCCGCACCGGTACTGACCGCACCAGTACTGGCCGCACCGGTACTGACCGCACCGGTACTGACCGCACCAGTACTGACCGCACCGGTACTGGCCACACCGGTACTGGCCGCACCGGTACTGACCGCACCGGTACTGACCGCACCGGTACTGGCCACACCGGTACTGACCACACCGGTACTGGCCACACCGGTACTGGCCACACCGGTACTGGCCACACCGGTACTGGCCACACCGGTACTGGCCACACCGGTACTGGCCACATCGGTACTGGCCACACCGGTACTGGCCACACCGGTACTGACCACACCGGTACTGGCCACACCGGTACTGACCGCACCGGTACTGGCCGCACCGGTACTGACCGCACCGGTACTGGCCACACCGGTACTGACCGCACCGGTACTGGCCACACCGGTACTGGCCACACCGGTACTGGCCGCACCTGTACTGACCGCACCGGTACTGGCCACACCGGTACTGGCCACACCGGTACTGGCTACACCGGTACTGGCCCCACCGGTACTGGCCGCACCGGTACTGACCGcaccagttcacctagcagtaaataggtacctgggagttagacagctgctacgggctgtttcctggggaccctgtaccaaaaaagaccgggccgcggggatgctaagcccagaaatcacctcaagataacttcaagataacctgaagataacctcaagacaggcTAGGAAAGTTTTTACTACTCTGACGAAGATAAACTTTTCAAACACAAGACTCCTGGAATAGATTTCAAAAAATTCTAAAACTTTACGAAGATGTACTGGCTCCACCACACGAGTCGAACCCTGAGAGTCCAGGATGAGGGGCTAAGTCTCGGCCGCTCGGCCAAGGACAATAGCCCTTCTGCAGGTGTTATAGCATTGTATTGTCACCAACCCCGTTACCACAACTTGTCAATCCTTCACAGGTACAACCACGTCTATACTGAATCAAAAATTCTTTAGTCTCCTCTTTTGCTGCAAAAAAAAATACTTTAGAATCAAGTCAAAGAAGCGACGATAAATTGGATTAAAAATTCAATACATGGGCCAATGATTAGACTCGCGTGTGCACGCGCGTGAACCACACCAGCACACGCAGTCAGCCTTAAACTGACGCACTCTACTCCTCTAATATTTACAGCCACACTCATCAATACTTCACCGGACCACGTGTACAATATTGACCAGTGTTTAGGGTCATTATTTACAGAGATCAGCACGGAATGGTTGGCGTCTCCGGCCTCGAGTGGTCACTATAGTTATGGTGACCACACCACCAGGCCGACCACCACGTGTCCCTCCATACTGGACCACTAGCAAGTCCACTGTGCTCCaccacggaccgaaacgtcgtcggctaccttgtcttgtggtgtgtgtgtgtgtgtgtgtgtgtgtgtgtgtgtgtgtgtactcacctatatactcacctatatgtgcttgcaggatcgagcattgactcttggatcccgcctttctagctatcggttgtttacagcaatgactcctgtcccatttccctatcatacctagttttaaaagtatgaatagtatttgcttccacaacctgttccccaagtgcattccatttttctaccactctcacgctaaaagaaaacttcctaacatctctgtgactcatctgagtttccagtttccacccatgtcccctcgttctgttattattacgtgtgaacatttcatctatttccactttgtcaattcccctgagtattttatttgtccctatcatatctcctctctcccttcttttctctagtgtcgtaaggttcagttccttcagccgctcttcatatcccatccctcgtaactctgggacaagcctcgtcgcaaacctctgaaccttctccagtttctttatgtgtttcttcaggtgggggctccatgatggcgcggcatactctaagacgggtctcacgtaggcagtgtaaagcgccctaaaagcttcctcatttaggtttctgaatgaagttctaattttcgccagtgtagagtacgctgctgtcgttatcctatttatatgtgcctcaggagttagattaggtgtcacatccactcccaggtctctttctcgaatcgttacaggtaggctgttccccttcattgtgtactgtccctttggtctcctgtcaccttatcccatttccaaaactttacatttactggtgttaaacaccagtagccatttccctgaccatctctgcagcctgtttaagtcctcttggaggatcctacaatcctcgtctgtcacaactcttctcattaattttgcgtcatctgcaaacattgacatgtatgattccactcctgtaaacatatcatttacgtaaattagaaagaggattggtcccagcaccgatctttgAGGATCcttgatccttgtgtgtgtgtgtgtgtgtgtgtttactagttgtgtttactagttgtgtttttgcgggggttgagctttgctctttcggcccgcctctcaactgtcaatcaactgtttactaactactttttttttttttttttttttttttttttttttttttttttttttcccacaccacacacacatacacacacaccccaggaagcagcccgtgacagctgactaactcccaggtacctatttactgctaggtaacaggggcacttagggtgaaagaaactttgcccatttgtttctgcctcgtgcgggaatcgaacccgcgccacagaattacgagtcctgcgcgctatccaccaggctacgaggcccccacgagtgtgtgtgtgtgtgtgtgtgtgtgtgtgtgtgtgagtgtgtgtgtgtgtgtgtgtgtgtgtgtgtgtgtgtgtgtgtgtgtgtgtgtgcgtgtactcacctagttgtactcacctagttgtgtttgcgggggttgagctctggctctttggtcccgcctctcaaccgtcaatcaacaggtgtacagattcctgagcctatcgggctctgtcatatctacacttgaaactgtgtatggagttagcctccaccacatcacttcctaatgcattccatttgtgtgtgtgtgcgcgcgtgtgtgtgtgtgtgtacgtgtgtgtgtgtgtgtgtgtgtgtgtgtgtgtgtgtgtgtgtgagtgtgtgtgtgtgtgtgtgtgtgtggtgtgtgtgtgtgtgtgtgtgagtgtgagtgtgagtgtgagtgagtgtgtgtgtgtgtgtgtgtgtgtgtgtggtgtgtgtgtgtgtgtgtgtgtgtgtgt from Procambarus clarkii isolate CNS0578487 unplaced genomic scaffold, FALCON_Pclarkii_2.0 HiC_scaffold_1373, whole genome shotgun sequence carries:
- the LOC138362166 gene encoding tenascin-like, giving the protein YRCGQYRWGQYRCSQYRCGQYRCGQYRCGQYRCGQYRCGQYRCGQYRCGQYRCGQYRCGQYRCGQYRCGQYRCGQYRCGQYRCGQYRCGQYRCGQYRCGQYRCGQYRCGQYRCGQYRCGQYRCGQYRCGQYRCGQYRCGQYRCGQYRCGQYRCGQYWCGQYRCGQYRCGQYWCGQYRCGQYWCGQYRCGQYRCGQYWCGQYRCGQYRCGQYWCGQYRCGQYRCGQYRCGQYWCGQYRCGQYRCGQYRCGQYRCGQYRCGQYRCGQYRCGQYWCGQYRCGQYRGGQYRCGQYRCGQYWCGQYRCGQYRCGQYRCGQYWCGQYRCGQYRCGQYRCGQYRCGQYRSGQYRCGQYQCSQYQCGQYRCGQYQCSQYRCGQYWCGQYRCGQYRCGQYRSGQYRCGQYRSGQYQCSQYRCGQYQCSQYQCGQYRCGQYRCGQYQCSQYQCGQYRCGQYQCGQYQCGQYRCRQYRYLVILGSIYD